One window of the Leishmania panamensis strain MHOM/PA/94/PSC-1 chromosome 12 sequence genome contains the following:
- a CDS encoding hypothetical protein (TriTrypDB/GeneDB-style sysID: LpmP.12.0130), with product MCSKAIKRLLEEAEMAVHRCRLLEGMLNEQAMQGEKLRTDLHEQQEENKLLTHEKESLKATIVRMEIEAEVAAAAAAARTVNPVTPGHTPASTPSKANAEVHVNASASAESVAAVEEMLSKKKRQLDVREATLKDALKKVSADAAKVADQRAALQEQEKRMTAQLTAQLTSLFEEERQRLEDICADAVTDMQNTYREWIAQQRDAAVERRRKYEHVMETRLQRATSEVAEMRAERDVLQQTLENQRAQLAELQNASRVQTERRSEAKDGGPSSQYAREEKESLQEAVAESIPRAGAANERPHATQTDPDITELLGGGEQLKHANAAAAYAALQRRAQDSIAALMPDMRAKEVEWERAKAAAVATAESAARLAERERLGQEAEKTRQESQREIKEAMRIVAQQRDSAMDVLRTQHQRDKEEWLSKMRRLEEGQQNQEEAWRAEKAAFQKKCSELETHLEGRKAAAGKLQQQLRDAKRELSELKAKARDNEDAVAEERRKRANATAKTVQYSASSLLKEAQQGQQRILAAHAGALALLQEKMQKLAQVNSAAANSREERRREVTQRLHTELECTRQERDTALEQLGKMQEAAEGMKARMNEESAQLGALRDVIQRQQRALARLQEQHQRTVDELRAARAAVSAPSAADAAASLAESENPVVRATDDTCYRVLLRLEQRWVLQQADLQCCYSVALYAVVQRTWTQMIGRMTSSLVAEAERQRRSRDRSAEALENTTSTIKEVQRDLRLRMQALLQQQVDVEEREKRLQDKKKRMDVVCRSLHTVAQELRKKHLDATENPTLEEVMKSARVMSESP from the coding sequence ATGTGCTCTAAAGCCATCAAGCGCTTGCTCgaagaggcggagatggCCGTACACCGCTGTCGTCTACTTGAGGGGATGCTGAATGAGCAGGCCATGCAAGGCGAAAAGCTGCGTACCGATCTACACgagcagcaagaagaaaacaaactCTTGACGCACGAGAAGGAGAGCCTTAAAGCGACCATTGTGAGGATGGAGATCGAggccgaggtggcggcggcggcggcagctgctagGACAGTCAATCCAGTAACGCCAGGGCACACTCCCGCCTCGACGCCCTCGAAAGCAAACGCTGAAGTGCACGTTAATGCTAGTGCGTCGGCCGAATCTGTGGCTGCCGTGGAGGAAATGCTGAGCAAAAAGAAGCGGCAGCTGGACGTGCGCGAGGCAACACTGAAGGACGCGCTCAAGAAGGTCTCGGCCGACGCGGCAAAGGTCGCGGATCagcgtgctgcgctgcaggagcaggagaaacGGATGACGGCCCAGCTGACGGCCCAgctcacctctcttttcgaggaggagaggcaacgCCTGGAGGACATTTGCGCAGACGCCGTCACGGATATGCAGAACACGTACAGGGAGTGGatagcgcagcagcgggacgCTGCCGTAGAGCGCCGACGGAAGTACGAGCATGTGATGGAGACGCGTCTGCAGCGTGCGACTTCAGAGGTAGCCGAAATGAGGGCGGAGCGTGATGTGCTACAGCAGACACTGGAGAATCAGCGCGCCCAGCTGGCAGAATTGCAGAACGCGTCGAGGGTACAGACGGAGAGGCGGAGCGAGGCAAAGGACGGTGGCCCCTCGTCACAGTatgcaagagaagagaaggagtcACTCCAGGAAGCCGTTGCGGAGAGCATACCGCGTGCTGGGGCGGCAAACGAGCGGCCTCATGCAACTCAGACAGACCCGGACATTACCGAACTCTTAGGCGGTGGGGAACAACTGAAGCACGCTaacgcggctgctgcgtacgcagcgctgcagcggcgagcgCAAGACAGCATTGCGGCCCTCATGCCTGACATGCGCGCCAAGGAAgtggagtgggagagagcgaaggctgctgctgtggctacTGCTGAATCGGCTGCGCGCCTCGCGGAGCGTGAGCGGCTTGGGCAAGAGGCCGAGAAGACTCGACAGGAAAGCCAGCGTGAAATCAAAGAAGCTATGAGAATTGTGGCGCAGCAACGCGACTCCGCGATGGACGTACTCCGtacgcagcaccagcgtgACAAGGAAGAATGGCTCTCCAAGATGCGGCGACTGGAGGAGGGCCAACAAAATCAAGAGGAGGCCTGGCgtgcggagaaggcggcatTTCAGAAAAAGTGCAGCGAGCTTGAAACGCACCTAGAGGGacgcaaagcagcagcagggaagctgcagcagcaactacGCGACGCCAAGCGGGAGCTGTCAGAACTGAAGGCAAAAGCACGCGACAATGAGGATGCCGTAGCAGAGGAAAGACGAAAGCGAGCCAACGCCACTGCGAAAACTGTGCAATACTCGGCATCCTCTCTCCTTAAGGAGGCTCAACAGGGACAACAGCGGATCCTCGCAGCGCATGCGGGCGCTCTGGCACTTCTGCAGGAAAAAATGCAGAAATTAGCGCAAGTCAACTCTGCAGCTGCGAATTccagagaggagaggcgacgTGAGGTGACTCAACGGCTGCATACGGAGTTGGAGTGCACTCGGCAAGAGCGGGATACGGCACTGGAGCAGCTGGGTAAGATGcaagaggcggcagagggcATGAAGGCGCGAATGAATGAGGAGAGTGCGCAGTTGGGCGCGCTGCGTGACGTGATtcagaggcagcagcgagctctAGCTAGACTCCAggagcagcatcagcgcaccgtcgacgagctgcgcgcgGCCCGAGCTGCCGTGTCAGCACCCAgtgccgctgatgctgctgcgtcgtTAGCGGAGTCGGAGAATCCCGTGGTGCGTGCCACGGATGACACCTGTTATCGTGTGTTACTTCGACTGGAGCAGCGctgggtgctgcagcaggcagaTCTACAGTGCTGCTACTCGGTGGCGCTGTatgcggtggtgcagcggaCGTGGACGCAGATGATTGGCAGGATGACGTCGTCGTtggtggcagaggcagagcggcagcggcgttcGCGCGACCGAAGCGCAGAGGCTCTTGAGAACACGACGAGCACAATCAAGGAGGTGCAGAGAGATCTGCGCCTGCGcatgcaggcgctgctgcaacaaCAAGTCGACGTTGAAGAGCGTGAAAAGCGTCTGCAggacaagaagaagcgaatGGAtgtggtgtgccgcagcCTGCACACGGTGGCTCAGGAGTTGCGGAAAAAGCATCTCGACGCCACAGAGAATCCCACTTTGGAGGAAGTAATGAAATCAGCTCGTGTGATGAGTGAGTCCCCGTAA
- a CDS encoding hypothetical protein (TriTrypDB/GeneDB-style sysID: LpmP.12.0140), with product MRELIELRAELAAERDRRYETLIAMGRQWKEDVLVEVHRRDAALHSDVSAVEEKMAAQWKESNEGRLVMQRQLEEAMRAGKVRDTSQFQLREEMQETARQLEERVDVAMSQSSAARADCSRQLEQERATLSQRLDAELLRLVEMRRDDQRELQQAKALIREEGLKVKGEIRRTVQEVWEASASSLMKTATEPLEQLRAELRQTKAAAHAMEERVADCVRTCQAECRMLTTTTTERLHALESKEAVATSSIDRVERKADSAYETVRHIEATIVAANEATERAIVQAAGASERTLKVEHALTDRDNRLVAIEAQLHAIATAEGLRAEVEACKRQAGRLESHIEAAGAMCTRVEKLADRSAEQVISFANRIDSCERSTQRGVDAVQRVQEGLEACKSEGQQMRTHFDTNEAVLQRHTHLFAQLEQRVAGQENRLGLWRQQQEQYVKDQMTVQRELTERAEVTHNVASRAQQVSSDARAEVHRLERRLDDADRSLTSISAETTTLRGSIDSQRTQVLEVERRQKQQVADELRSLESRVDAQMAPVKKLERKSTELMELAEAQTQDLRKKLVECEKHLHEMGARVQDYLKDAVQHHVSGVQKRLFTALNECVSGVTERVAAVEEATEKSQQRMADVPQQLATMQQASAKLELQVKVLEASLQSLSRQAQELAAHADTQAGNCQCLGTMQQEVMRLTAVQQRTQQDMKLLQEAIRALQAMVTAGSIRERSLSELGMSQARTASTDMVPVAEAISSSPSAHQPNSSGVRTSPHTSVVGTPAQPQPQRAAAVAAPPLANISRASLQELQDRQRASSGSRSSSSKEGSGERQALHLSGVSSVRPSGEQEERLHSLVEPADHSAASASSDDAVEAFVDSPGAAAGLRRTSAGTASSVSVPQLATAATETVEQLSAPAQASTQASAVGTVSQCTAIREFTTITSSSSLSDSDSSEDGGEGTQERVVPARRATPSEERTDDVSSDLTTAITLTSEASPNQSSRRHNLPLSSLGQRRAVKTSAAWGQGSSGSSEEGTPASRGATVAKASPSQPQQPPFLSKGELKSASQRAESMDSSDDRVQAMSQHNSDTEGVKPATMTEKVSVDVEHLRATRISQAATARDFALPPYNPNWNNWDEDAEEDNGEGRREKNKERGEAFEPQPFRPPGALHTAVPASENKADDAAMQVTNVNTSSDTLGSRGTSFTTPAAGPAATVLHYRQDAPDELRATPRRVFVSTSAHGRGVGTQQQAEQLSDSVPRHGRSTTSSSSSTERVEALSLRGSRQSLPQRAPTVMRQYTNFDDSTSSEDA from the coding sequence ATGCGTGAGCTGATCGAGTTGCGCGCTGAGCTCGCTGCTGAGCGAGATCGGCGGTACGAGACGCTGATCGCGATGGGACGACAGTGGAAGGAAGACGTGTTGGTCGAAGTTCACCGGCGTGATGCGGCCCTTCACTCGGATGTGTCAGCTGTAGAGGAGAAAATGGCGGCGCAGTGGAAGGAGAGCAACGAAGGTCGTCTTGTGATGCAGCGGCAATTAGAGGAGGCCATGCGCGCCGGTAAGGTTCGCGACACAAGCCAATTTCAGCTGCGCGAAGAAATGCAGGAAACGGCTCGGCAACTGGAGGAGCGGGTGGACGTGGCCATGTcgcaaagcagcgcagcccGCGCGGATTGCAGTCGGCAGCTCGAGCAGGAGCGGGCTACTCTTTCTCAGCGTCTGGacgctgagctgctgcggctagTTGAGATGCGGCGCGACGATCAGCGTGAACTACAGCAAGCAAAGGCGCTGATCCGTGAGGAAGGCCTGAAGGTGAAGGGCGAAATACGGAGGACCGTCCAGGAGGTGTGGGAGGCGTCAGCGTCCTCGCTTATGAAGACCGCCACAGAACCCCTCGAGCAACTCCGCGCGGAGCTTCGACAAACcaaagcagctgcgcatgcaatggaggagagggtggcggaCTGTGTGCGAACGTGCCAGGCAGAGTGCCGAATGCTTACTACGACAACGACGGAACGACTTCATGCGCTAGAGTCCAAGGAAGCAGTTGCCACTTCGTCTATCGATCGTGTGGAGCGCAAGGCAGACTCCGCGTATGAGACCGTGCGCCACATAGAGGCCACAATAGTGGCGGCGAACGAGGCAACAGAGCGGGCCATCGTCCAGGCGGCCGGTGCTTCGGAGAGGACACTGAAGGTAGAGCACGCACTTACAGATCGTGACAATCGCCTCGTTGCTAtcgaagcgcagctgcatgcCATTGCTACTGCAGAGGGACTAAGAGCGGAAGTGGAAGCCTGTAAGCGGCAGGCGGGTCGCCTGGAGAGCCACATAGAGGCTGCGGGGGCGATGTGCACACGAGTGGAGAAGCTGGCAGACCGCAGTGCTGAGCAGGTGATATCATTTGCCAATCGTATTGACAGTTGCGAGAGATCGACACAGCGAGGTGTTGATGCAGTGCAGAGAGTACAGGAAGGTCTGGAGGCCTGCAAGTCAGAAGGTCAGCAGATGCGCACCCACTTCGACACCAACGAGGCtgtcctccagcgccacaCCCACCTCTTCGCGCAGCTGGAACAGCGGGTTGCTGGACAGGAAAACCGCCTGGGACTatggcggcagcaacaggagCAGTACGTGAAGGATCAGATGACGGTGCAGCGTGAACTGACAGAGCGCGCGGAGGTAACGCACAACGTGGCATCTCGAGCTCAGCAAGTCAGCAGTGATGCGCGTGCAGAGGTGCACCGCCTGGAGCGGCGCCTCGACGACGCTGACCGTAGCCTCACTTCTATTTCCGCCGAAACGACTACCCTACGCGGCTCCATCGATAGCCAGCGCACGCAGGTTCTTGAGGTAGAGAggcggcagaagcagcaggtggcAGACGAGTTACGGTCGTTGGAATCTCGGGTAGATGCGCAGATGGCCCCGGTGAAGAAGCTCGAGAGAAAGTCAACGGAACTGATGGAGCTGGCGGAGGCTCAGACGCAGGACCTTAGGAAGAAACTGGTGGAGTGTGAGAAGCACCTTCACGAAATGGGTGCCCGCGTGCAGGACTACCTGAAGGATGCCGTGCAGCACCACGTTAGTGGAGTTCAGAAACGCCTCTTCACCGCTCTGAACGAGTGTGTGTCGGGGGTGACAGAGCGAGTGGCGGCGGTCGAAGAGGCGACAGAGAAGTCGCAGCAGCGTATGGCTGATGTTCCACAGCAACTGGCCACCATGCAGCAAGCGTCCGCGAAACTGGAACTCCAGGTTAAGGTTCTCGAGGCCAGTCTTCAGTCCTTAAGCAGGCAGGCGCAGGAACTCGCAGCTCATGCAGACACGCAGGCAGGCAACTGCCAGTGCTTGGGCACCATGCAACAAGAGGTCATGCGTCtcacggcggtgcagcaacgCACGCAGCAAGACATGAAGCTTCTCCAGGAAGCAATACGAGCACTGCAGGCCATGGTGACTGCCGGCTCAATTAGAGAGCGCTCGCTCAGCGAGCTGGGGATGTCACAAGCCCGTACGGCAAGCACGGATATGGTTCCTGTGGCAGAGGCGATCTCGTCGTCCCCGTCCGCGCACCAGCCTAACTCCTCCGGCGTGCGCACATCGCCGCACACATCGGTAGTCGGCACACCCGCTcagccgcagccacagcgggCAGCCGCagttgcagcaccgccgctggcaAATATTTCTAGAGCTTCTttgcaggagctgcaggatCGCCAACGTGCGTCTTctggcagcaggagcagcagcagcaaggaggGCAGCGGAGAGCGGCAAGCGCTGCATCTCAGCGGGGTGTCTTCTGTGCGGCCCTCTGgtgagcaggaggagcgcttGCACTCTCTCGTCGAACCAGCAGATCACAGCGCTGCGTCTGCGAGCAGCGACGATGCTGTGGAAGCCTTTGTAGATAGCcctggtgcggcagcggggctGCGACGCACCTCCGCCGGGACTGCAAGCTCGGTGTCGGTACCACAACTtgccacggcagcaacggaaacggtggagcagctgtcTGCGCCGGCACAGGCCTCGACGCAGGCCTCGGCAGTCGGCACTGTCAGCCAGTGCACCGCGATTCGAGAattcaccaccatcacctcgtcttcctcattATCTGACAGTGACTCAAGCGAAGATGGCGGGGAAGGGACGCAAGAGCGTGTGGTGCCCGCCCGGCGTGCAACGCCTTCCGAGGAGCGCACCGACGACGTGTCAAGCGACTTGACCACCGCAATCACGCTGACGAGCGAGGCATCGCCAAACCAAAGCAGCCGACGGCACAACCTCCCGCTATCATCGTTGGGGCAACGACGGGCAGTGAAGACGTCCGCCGCCTGGGGGCAGGGCTCTTCTGGGTCGTCAGAGGAGGGGACACCAGCGTCACGCGGCGCAACAGTGGCGAAGGCGTCCCCgtcacagccgcagcagccgcctTTTCTCAGCAAAGGTGAGCTGAAAAGCGCATCGCAAAGGGCCGAGTCGATGGACAGCAGTGACGATCGCGTACAGGCGATGTCGCAGCACAACTCCGACACAGAGGGAGTCAAGCCAGCAACCATGACGGAGAAAGTGAGCGTCGACGTGGAACACCTGCGGGCCACACGTATAAGCCAGGCGGCCACTGCGAGAGACTTTGCACTCCCCCCCTACAACCCAAACTGGAATAACTGGGACGAAGACGCTGAAGAAGACAACGGTGAGGGGCGCCGGGAGAAGAACAAGGAACGAGGTGAGGCATTTGAGCCGCAGCCCTTTAGACCCCCCGGAGCGCTACACACAGCCGTTCCCGCTAGTGAAAACAAAGCAGATGACGCTGCCATGCAGGTTACGAACGTGAATACGTCGAGCGACACGCTAGGGTCACGAGGAACCAGTTTCACAACCCCCGCTGCGGGGCCTGCTGCAACAGTACTGCACTACCGGCAAGACGCACCTGATGAACTGCGCGCTACGCCGCGCCGAGTGTTTGTGAGCACCTCTGCCCACGGCCGAGGTGTGGGGACGCAGCAACAAGCAGAGCAGCTCTCTGACTCCGTTCCTCGGCACGGGAGGAGTACAACTTCGTCTTCTTCGTCGACGGAAAGAGTGGAAGCACTGAGTCTTCGAGGTTCTCGGCAAagcctgccgcagcgcgcaccCACGGTAATGCGCCAGTACACCAACTTCGATGACTCCACAAGCAGCGAAGACGCCTAA
- a CDS encoding protein kinase, putative (TriTrypDB/GeneDB-style sysID: LpmP.12.0150): MGDHLGSRFTVIEQIGSGNYGSLYRAIDGEAATLTDRIIATKKLKDTMNHPHVLREVSVQRHAQQCSPHIVKLLHVVPRDHVRAALVLEYVPLDLRTFLNAFYCDRAKSSAPPWCAAAGAGALKPVSTPPRHIPLIYVRRMLRGLVEALHCLHSRGIVHRDVKPENILVEPLGLGRPLRCVCPPMGSSRTAGEAAGCWVHAPHSPHPQEEEGVTQERHRPGTLESCQFFCQNSVALHHELTGDELASAIHRIHCETCRRCPHAPAGVQECVLQRHEDSSRVAAGTFCSQERQAGAVDKEGSAKMDEDEEDKCAASTPPPLVPDVKLCDFGSARHIGTLRLRSAEEQREELTPGPTTPVYCAPEMMLLQHYGTSVDMWAVGAILYEMLTGEFFLSVGTLRSFSGNVIVQDDYCVMHRLNRMFLHLGTPSLDEWRSIAHPLYYPDEVLAHLPQVRDAALFRCVAQSISPPERLLQDSGDGKANGDTETTDEQKDLNVQPPAGPCSCTPQASVNGATDSNVATASEPCYGMPGVPAPSSLSDFLYQRTGASGVDFLLSLLRYDPAQRMTSAEALRHPFLNPEGAKGYT, from the coding sequence ATGGGCGATCACCTTGGCTCGCGCTTCACCGTCATTGAACAgatcggcagcggcaatTATGGCTCTCTCTACCGCGCCATCGATGGTGAAGCGGCGACGCTGACCGACCGAATTATCGCCACAAAGAAGTTGAAGGACACGATGAACCACCCACACGTGCTGCGTGAGGTGAGCGTGCAGCGCCATGCTCAGCAGTGCTCGCCGCACATTGTCAAACTGCTTCACGTGGTGCCACGTGATCATGTGCGggcagcgctggtgctcGAGTACGTGCCGCTGGACTTGCGAACCTTTCTGAACGCCTTCTACTGTGACCGAGCGAAATCAtcggcaccgccgtggtgtgcagctgctggggcCGGTGCACTCAAACCGgtgtcgacgccgccgagACACATACCCTTGATCTATGTGCGGCGAATGCTGCGAGGCCTcgtcgaggcgctgcactgcctgcACTCCCGCGGAATCGTCCACCGTGACGTGAAACCAGAGAACATTCTCGTGGAGCCGCTCGGACTGGGACGCCCACTTCGGTGTGTTTGCCCGCCTATGGGCTCTTCTAGGACCGCAGGTGAGGCTGCGGGCTGTTGGGTGCACGCCCCTCACAGCCCTCACCcacaagaggaggagggtgtaACTCAAGAGAGACACCGACCTGGTACACTGGAGTCGTGCCAATTTTTCTGTCAAAACTCAGTGGCGCTGCATCATGAACTGACCGGCGATGAGCTGGCGTCCGCCATTCATCGGATACACTGCGAGacgtgtcggcgctgccCACACGCGCCTGCCGGGGTACAGGAATGCGTGCTTCAGCGCCATGAAGACAGTAGTAGAGTGGCAGCAGGCACCTTCTGCTCGCAAGAGCGGCAAGCGGGCGCCGTGGACAAGGAAGGTTCAGCGAAGATggacgaagacgaggaggacaagtGCGCCGCGTctacaccgccaccgctcgtCCCGGATGTCAAACTATGCGACTTCGGCTCTGCGCGGCACATTGGCACGTTGCGTCTGCGCAgtgcagaggagcagcgagaggagcTCACCCCGGGGCCCACAACACCGGTGTACTGCGCACCCGAAATGATGTTACTGCAGCACTATGGAACGTCGGTGGACATGTGGGCTGTTGGCGCCATCCTCTATGAAATGCTCACAGGCGAGTTTTTTCTCAGCGTGGGAAcgctgcgctccttctccggCAATGTCATTGTTCAGGACGACTACTGCGTGATGCACCGACTGAATCGCATgttcctccacctcggcacGCCATCCCTGGACGAGTGGCGGTCTATCGCTCACCCCCTCTACTACCCCGACGAGGTGCTGGCCCACCTACCGCAGGTGCGTGATGCAGCACTCTTCCGCTGCGTAGCCCAGTCCATCAGCCCTCCCGAGCGTCTTCTGCaggacagcggcgacggcaagGCGAACGGTGACACCGAAACGACTGATGAGCAGAAGGACCTCAACGTGCAGCCACCTGCCGGGCCGTGTTCATGTACACCACAAGCGTCAGTTAATGGTGCGACAGACTCGAATGTCGCAACAGCGTCGGAGCCGTGCTACGGGATGCCCGGGGTGCCGGCCCCGTCGAGTCTCTCGGACTTCCTCTATCAGCGCACAGGGGCAAGCGGCGTGGATTTTTTGCTCTCGTTGCTGCGGTACGACCCGGCACAGCGCATGACGTCCGCGGAGGCGCTACGCCACCCCTTCTTGAATCCTGAAGGGGCGAAGGGGTACACTTAG
- a CDS encoding hypothetical protein (TriTrypDB/GeneDB-style sysID: LpmP.12.0160) codes for MDYTLALCMSLLYAPHTVLCGLALLWQPILLVISLLASFVAFLPLVITGLVFQALRWTGTADVSTAAGVVVTHFVLQNVARVGALNLCLRAQRLGWHHGCLLVRSRFPLVPLSIAIGAGFATTSLLASGGVLLAEAWGVGRGLSEGGHTASSSTAAAQELDFLASSGSCARLPRLVQSCFQQTFFSCGQVAWTVMMGQAYAALWPRDVAVGFSEHTACANGADEPATLGVEMAAEAEEHGSAPTPWALRAEETLRQDFAGLLVADEEFAPVVTDHMPETAAYSWSSGHASSTARPKTREEAEVNQYLPCSAMGSESGDAGAVADTVPSATPSMRETTRSSTVRKHQNTPLSPSPPAGVVGWLVADSVLAQRLPTAVLTGAAALVLHLIFVLPPLTTMAADSASARNTLIPSSARRSNSCLVGVSLQCIVTIVSLVWGLWIVELERHTSTYMLLPSSTHP; via the coding sequence ATGGACTATACTCTGGCGTTGTGCATGAGCCTCCTCTATGCCCCACACACCGTCCTGTgcgggctggcgctgctctgGCAGCCCATCCTGCTGGTGATcagcctcctcgcctcctttGTTGCCTTTCTGCCACTTGTGATAACGGGGCTAGTATTTCAGGCGCTGCGCTGGACCGGTACTGCGGACGTGTCCACTGCcgcgggggtggtggtgactcACTTCGTTCTGCAAAATGTGGCCCGAGTTGGAGCGCTGAACTTGTGCTTGCGCGCCCAGCGACTCGGGTGGCATCAtggctgcctgctggtgcgtAGCCGGTTTCCTTTAGTGCCCCTGAGCATCGCCATTGGCGCCGGGTTCGCTACGACTTCGCTTCTTGCGAGTGGTGGCGTCCTTCTTGCGGAGGCTTGGGGAGTTGGAAGGGGTTTGAGTGAAGGTGGGCACACCGCATCATCCtcgactgccgctgcgcaggaaCTTGACTTTCTCGCttccagcggcagctgtgcgcGGCTTCCTCGGCTTGTACAGTCGTGCTTTCAGCAGACATTCTTCAGCTGCGGGCAGGTGGCGTGGACGGTGATGATGGGACAGGCGTACGCTGCGCTGTGGCCTCGGGATGTAGCCGTGGGCTTCTCGGAACATACAGCGTGCGCGAATGGTGCCGATGAACCCGCGACCCTCGGGGTTGAGATGGCGGCAGAAGCCGAGGAGCATGGCAGCGCACCTACGCCATGGGCACTGAGAGCGGAAGAAACTTTGCGGCAGGACTTCGCTGGGCTCCTGGTGGCGGATGAGGAATTTGCGCCGGTAGTTACAGACCACATGCCAGAAACTGCAGCTTACAGCTGGAGTAGTGGTCATGCGTCTTCCACTGCTCGGCCGAAGacgcgcgaggaggccgAGGTAAACCAGTACTTGCCCTGCAGTGCTATGGGCTCTGAGAGCGGTGATGCGGGTGCGGTGGCTGACACAGTACCATCCGCGACACCATCCATGCGTGAAACGACGAGATCTTCCACTGTAAGGAAGCATCAGAACACGCCattgtcgccgtcgccgccagccgGGGTGGTTGGGTGGCTTGTGGCTGACTCGGTActcgcgcagcggctgcccaCTGCTGTCCtcaccggtgctgccgccttAGTTCTTCACTTGATATTTGTACTGCCACCTCTGACGACAATGGCAGCAGACTCGGCCTCTGCGCGGAACACGTTGATTCCTTCATCAGCCAGACGCTCGAACAGTTGCCTCGTTGGCGTATCTCTACAGTGCATCGTAACAATTGTGTCACTGGTATGGGGGCTGTGGATTGTAGAGCTTGAACGTCACACTTCCACCTACATGCTTCTCCCATCATCGACACACCCGTGA